One Candidatus Eisenbacteria bacterium genomic region harbors:
- a CDS encoding ABC transporter permease, which produces MAIPIIYNVRNVMQRPWTTLATGWGIAMVVMILVGAFALASGFQAALVESGSPNNAIVMRVGADSEISSGVGRDAANIIKALPDIATGPDGRPLVSTDMVVLTNLPRLGGTGGSSNVTIRGIDPASLTLRDQVKVTSGRMFTPGTGEVIVGRRISPRFQNLAVGNQIRFGQQSFNVVGLFEADGSAFESEIWGDNAVLMPAFQRTDAFQSVTFRMRNPGQFAELEKRLEADPRLGVQVKTERAFYSEQSALLANMIRFAGVLITLIMAIGAIFGAMNTMYAAVSQRTREIAVLLTLGFSPFSIMTSFMAESVILCLIGGVLGVLLALPINGITTSTTNWSSFSEVAFAFRVTPMGVALGLLFSVILGVVGGFLPARQAAKQSLAGSLRAA; this is translated from the coding sequence ATGGCCATTCCGATCATCTACAACGTGCGGAACGTGATGCAGCGGCCATGGACCACCCTGGCCACCGGCTGGGGCATCGCCATGGTGGTGATGATCCTGGTCGGCGCCTTCGCCCTGGCCTCGGGCTTCCAGGCGGCGCTGGTGGAGAGCGGCTCGCCGAACAACGCCATCGTCATGCGCGTCGGCGCCGACAGCGAGATCAGCAGCGGCGTGGGACGGGATGCCGCCAACATCATCAAAGCCCTGCCCGACATCGCGACCGGCCCCGACGGCCGGCCACTGGTGAGCACGGACATGGTGGTGCTCACCAATCTGCCGCGGCTCGGCGGCACAGGCGGCAGCTCGAACGTCACGATCCGCGGCATCGATCCGGCCAGCCTCACGCTGCGCGATCAGGTGAAGGTCACGTCCGGAAGGATGTTCACGCCGGGGACCGGCGAGGTCATCGTCGGAAGGCGGATCTCGCCCCGTTTCCAGAACCTCGCCGTCGGGAATCAGATCCGGTTCGGCCAGCAGTCCTTCAACGTCGTGGGTCTGTTCGAGGCCGACGGCTCGGCGTTCGAATCCGAGATCTGGGGTGACAACGCGGTGCTGATGCCGGCGTTTCAGCGCACCGATGCCTTTCAGTCCGTGACCTTCCGCATGCGCAATCCCGGCCAGTTCGCCGAGCTCGAGAAGCGCCTCGAGGCCGACCCGCGCCTCGGCGTGCAGGTCAAGACCGAGCGGGCATTCTATTCCGAGCAGTCGGCGCTGCTCGCCAACATGATCCGCTTCGCCGGCGTGCTCATCACCCTGATCATGGCGATCGGAGCGATCTTCGGCGCCATGAACACGATGTACGCCGCCGTCAGTCAGCGGACCCGGGAGATCGCCGTCCTGCTCACGCTCGGCTTCTCGCCCTTCTCGATCATGACCTCGTTCATGGCGGAGTCGGTGATCCTGTGCCTGATCGGCGGGGTCCTCGGCGTCCTGCTGGCGCTGCCGATCAACGGCATCACCACCAGCACCACGAACTGGTCGTCGTTCAGCGAGGTCGCTTTCGCCTTCCGCGTGACACCGATGGGAGTGGCGCTGGGCCTCCTGTTCTCCGTGATCCTCGGCGTGGTGGGCGGCTTCCTGCCCGCGCGCCAGGCGGCAAAGCAGTCACTGGCGGGGAGCCTGAGGGCGGCCTAG
- the cysC gene encoding adenylyl-sulfate kinase — protein MSAGFAVWITGLPASGKSTVARALVDALTAAGVESEVLESDALRPILTPSATYDETERDVFYRAVTHLGALLARHGVAVIFDATAPRRVHREGGRAVIPRFLEVLMDCPLETCMARDPKGIYRAAREGHATTVPGVQSRYEAPSDPDLIVRADHETPEAAAARIVEELKARGWIGRVSS, from the coding sequence ATGAGCGCCGGCTTCGCCGTGTGGATCACCGGCCTACCCGCTTCGGGGAAGTCCACCGTGGCCCGCGCGCTGGTCGATGCCCTGACCGCGGCCGGGGTGGAATCCGAAGTGCTCGAGTCCGACGCGCTGCGCCCCATCCTGACGCCATCGGCGACCTATGACGAGACGGAACGCGACGTGTTCTATCGCGCGGTGACCCACCTGGGCGCCCTGCTGGCGCGCCACGGAGTGGCAGTGATCTTCGACGCGACCGCGCCGAGGCGAGTCCACCGGGAAGGAGGACGCGCCGTGATCCCGCGATTCCTGGAAGTCCTGATGGACTGCCCGCTCGAGACCTGCATGGCGCGCGATCCGAAGGGCATCTACCGCGCGGCGCGTGAAGGACACGCGACCACGGTTCCCGGCGTGCAGAGCCGATACGAGGCCCCGAGTGATCCCGACCTCATCGTCCGAGCCGACCACGAAACGCCGGAAGCGGCTGCGGCGAGGATCGTGGAGGAGCTGAAAGCGAGGGGATGGATCGGGCGCGTCTCCAGTTGA